The window tttttttttactgtagccTCTATTGTGTTGTTTATAAAAGAGATTGTATACATATCTTATATGTCAAATTACCTAGTTTTCCTAAGTTAAGTGTCcatatttcagtaattttccAGCTCACTCATTTACAATGAACACAAAAGTTCACTACGAATTTGTTGGACTgctggacagacagacagacagacagacagatgatTGAGGCATAAAAACTGCATAACCTTAAGGGAATAACTGGTGTCACATTGACATATAACAGACAGAACCTGCCTAAATTGGATCTTAATACATTTAACTTGCAGCATTCTGAACCAGAGATACTATTTGAACGTTTCTTCAGTTGAAAGATGTAAAAGATGATGCAGTTTGAAAGACAgtaattgatattttaacttCAACCAGAAGATTTCTAAAGACGTGTCAGCTGAAACCTTGTCAGTCAATGAATATATAAGGTATCAAATCAGaactttgattttttcttttttcatttactgCTTTCCTGTAGATAGTATGTAAGGCTTTGCATGACCAGGTAGAAACACagctaaaaccaaaaacaaaaagaaattcatAACAATGATCTGATCAATcaaaaccacataaaaaaacaggattatgtaaaagtttaaatatatatttgttacaATACCCCTCTTCCCCCCgccccaaaataaaacagatccagtcatattgacatttttaaagcaatattgCTTTAGCAGACTGCCAGACTTGCAGCTCAAGTCTCACTTCCTTAAAAACGACTCCAGAGGATCCAGGCGTCATACTTCATCGTTTAATATCGGAGGGGAAGGAAAATCAGCGCGTCAGCTTGTGCtgaaagtcagaaatgtttatttgctgccttgaaaaaaaatgactttgccGCACTGGAAGCACTTACTGAACCGCCTTTATGCCAGGATGAGATGTGAGCCAATTTCATCTGCAGCtctaaaaaacaatttcactcTGGCAGAAGGAACATTGTACAACACATGAGTTCCAATGGTGAgattgattttatgtaataaatgtcCTGCCTCTACATGGAAAAAAAGTCTTCTGTAGTCAAAAGGAGAAACAAACCTCGAGAAGTTCCCAACTACTAGTAATAACATACGTAGAAACCGTTAAAGACCAGAGCTTACAAAAAGCAGCCAGActtaaactttgttttacagGTCATCACATCACATTAGAAGCCAACTTGTGAATCTAATTGATTCAGTGTATCCACGTTTCAGGCAGTAGACCAGTAACTTCGAGGTTCAGAGGGAATTTCCAAATGTTTCGTTCATTTCTAGATGAAGTTCAGTCTCTTCTTTAACTTTAGGTGGATCTTCGAAGGACCTTCACATTCCGCAACTCCAAGCAGACCTACACTGGCATCCCCATCATTGCAGCCAACATGGACACAACAGGAACCTTTGAGATGGCAAAGGTTCTCAGTAAAGTGAGtttttgaaagtgttttttttttcttctcatgtgGTAGAGAGGCATCGTTTCCATTCAGCTCAGCTGAAACTGTATGATAGTACGGTTTTCCCTCCACCTtgagcatgtttgtttttactttatctttAGCACACCCTCTTCACAGCCATTCATAAACACTACTCTGTAGAAGACTGGAAAAGCTTTGCTGCTGACCATCCAGAATGCTTAGAGGTAACGTCACCACTTCTCCACTCAAAGTATTTGAAAacatgtcacattttgtcatattccAATAAGAAACTTCAATATATGATATTGTAGTTCTACATCATTGACCAACACATGGGATAGTGGTGAAAAGGAATAAAtggtttatgatttttttttttttttgcaatttaaaaactagaaaatcaTGGCAAGCATTTCTGCTTCCCCTAACACGTTGGGTCAGATTACACTTTCATTGGATTTGCCCTACATGCAAATGTAGGGCAAATTGTGGAGTAAAACTGTCCCACACATTACTTAGAACACACAAAAGTGAGACAAGGTGGTAGTGGCAGGATAATCGGGGTGTATTTCTTCAGCTGGAACAAAAGAAATTTAGCAAATGAGTGGCGTTAAATAGGACTTTATTGGAAGAAAACCCGTTGgaggtcaaataaaatgttgactCAAAGGCAGAGGTTCGCCTTTAAACAGGACCGTGACCCCAAACGTCCAGCCAGACGGAGCTAAAATGTAAAGGTTTAAACCACAACATGTCTATGTGATAGAAGTCAAAGCCCAGACATAAATCCTATTGGGAATCCTTGGGGCCAGACTTGATGTGAATAGGTGCTCTGCACCCAGTGTGACTGAGCACTTGCTATTTTTGTAATGAAGAGCAGACCAACATGGTGGAAACCTGTCCCAAAACAGAGTTATTGACTGCAGTCAGTTCAGCACAAATGCACATCCCAGTTTTCAAAATTGTACTTGAAAGCCACGTGTTATTGTACTTCAGTGTTGCTCTGCCACATAACACACTGAAGATGAAGCGGTGTATTTTCTGTCCACTCAGCATGTAGCCGCCAGCTCAGGCAGTGGCAATGCAGACCTGGAGAAGCTGTGTGCCATCCTGCAGGCCGTCCCTGCCCTCCAGTACATCTGTCTGGATGTGGCCAATGGCTACTCTGAGTACTTTGTGGAGTTCGTCAAGACGGTGAGGGAAAAGTTCCCCAAACACACTATCATGGTAAGGAAACGGGCCCATCCGTCCTCATACAACAGGTGTTTGAGATAAAGGCTGATCTATGAGTGCTTTTTGGCATCTATGTTGCAGGCTGGAAATGTGGTAACCGGGGAGATGGTGGAGGAGCTCATCCTCTCTGGTGCTGATATAATCAAAGTTGGTATCGGTCCAGGTCGGTGGATAAAAATCATCCGAGTGTTtaataagaaaacagaaagtgcGTTTGCCATTATATGAATTAAGTTGCCTGCTCATGCACAATATGTTGTAAAGGAAAACTAATACACGGTTTGAAAATGTATATACAAGTAGGAGTAAATGCACTAATTCTCCACAGCGTGTTTCTGTAGCCAGAGATTGTATGAAGAAAGACATCCCTTTCTCTAACGGTGTATTTTTCAGGTTCGGTGTGCACGACCAGGATCAAGACAGGAGTGGGTTATCCACAGCTGAGCGCTGTCATAGAGTGTGCAGACTCAGCACATGGACTCAAAGGACACATTATCTCTGTAAGGACATGTTGTTTGTGCTTATACGACTGTGAAAGGGCTGACGGACAGCTTAGTTGTGGAAATACAAGAGCATTTGCTGTCTGAATTAAACTTAATTGATggaggtgtttttatttttcaaattttgaatgCTAGTCTTTAACGAGTCTCCAAATACTTGATGTCAGCTTCACCTTTGGCAACAAAAGAACTGAGTGGTGATTCAGTTTAGGCGTACTTGTTTGAATGTGTAAACTGAATGGCACTGCTCTGGCTCTAGACTATTTTGGTTCTCACGAGCAAAGCTTTAACTGTTAGTAGTGGAGGCAGTTCCGGAATCTCATTCACAGATTTGTTACAAAAAGTATTAAATCTAAGTATTTCCATGTCTATAAAagtatggaaaataaaaatgtagttttatgaACAACATATCTTACTGTTTTTGACTTATCCACTCAtgggtccatccatccatccatcc is drawn from Poecilia reticulata strain Guanapo unplaced genomic scaffold, Guppy_female_1.0+MT scaffold_1083, whole genome shotgun sequence and contains these coding sequences:
- the LOC103461329 gene encoding GMP reductase 1-like; translated protein: VDLRRTFTFRNSKQTYTGIPIIAANMDTTGTFEMAKVLSKHTLFTAIHKHYSVEDWKSFAADHPECLEHVAASSGSGNADLEKLCAILQAVPALQYICLDVANGYSEYFVEFVKTVREKFPKHTIMAGNVVTGEMVEELILSGADIIKVGIGPGSVCTTRIKTGVGYPQLSAVIECADSAHGLKGHIISVRTCCLCLYDCERADGQLSCGNTRAFAV